The proteins below are encoded in one region of Amycolatopsis magusensis:
- a CDS encoding SRPBCC family protein, with translation MTNPRDKLTYTEPLAVGEVAVDAPPEEVYRLVSDPVAMAQFAEEFYKARWIRGATEAAVGNWFSGSNRNGWRRWVTHAEIVEAEPGHRFAYRVRTPFFVPISRWEYDIAADGDGSRLTVTNWLRVPRWFVPFAIFITGQPDRAGTNLSNIDTTLQRVKQHFETRRAA, from the coding sequence ATGACGAACCCGAGGGACAAGCTCACCTACACCGAACCGCTCGCCGTCGGCGAGGTGGCGGTCGATGCCCCACCCGAGGAGGTGTACCGCCTGGTCAGCGATCCGGTCGCGATGGCGCAGTTCGCCGAGGAGTTCTACAAGGCCCGCTGGATCCGCGGCGCGACCGAGGCCGCGGTGGGGAACTGGTTCTCCGGCAGCAACCGCAACGGGTGGCGCCGCTGGGTGACCCACGCCGAAATCGTCGAAGCGGAACCCGGCCACCGCTTCGCCTACCGGGTCCGCACCCCGTTCTTCGTGCCCATTTCCCGCTGGGAGTACGACATCGCCGCCGACGGCGACGGCAGCAGGCTCACCGTCACCAACTGGTTGCGCGTGCCGCGCTGGTTCGTGCCGTTCGCCATTTTCATCACCGGCCAGCCGGACCGCGCCGGGACCAACCTCTCGAACATCGACACCACGTTGCAACGGGTCAAGCAACATTTCGAGACCCGCCGCGCCGCCTAA
- a CDS encoding saccharopine dehydrogenase family protein — protein sequence MERETVVVFGAYGHTGRFVVAELLDRGFAPVLSGRDPEKLHKLAQPGTAVRPASADDPAALDRALAGAAAVINCAGPFAVTAAPVIEAALRAGIPYVDVAAEIEANADTFARFAGAPTPVVPAMAFYGGLGDLLVTTAMGDWTSADEVHVAYGLSSWHPTAGTLVAGEVSARRRNGRRVRFTGGKLEYHDDALPTLEWPFPEPLGRRPVVGEFTMADVVTVPSHLAVPEVRTYMAADAAKDLAASSAPVAVDDRGRSAQTFVVDVLVRSGGAERRVVASGQDIYAVTAPLAVEAVRRLLAGQTLATGVASAGKMFDAPDFLRSLSAHLKIS from the coding sequence GTGGAAAGAGAAACAGTGGTGGTGTTCGGTGCCTACGGGCACACCGGCCGGTTCGTCGTGGCGGAACTGCTCGACCGCGGGTTCGCCCCGGTCCTGTCCGGGCGCGATCCGGAGAAGCTGCACAAGCTGGCCCAGCCGGGGACGGCGGTCCGGCCCGCGTCGGCCGACGACCCGGCGGCGCTCGACCGGGCGCTGGCCGGGGCGGCCGCGGTGATCAACTGCGCCGGGCCGTTCGCCGTGACGGCGGCTCCGGTGATCGAAGCGGCGTTGCGCGCGGGCATCCCGTACGTGGACGTGGCGGCCGAGATCGAGGCGAACGCCGACACGTTCGCGCGGTTCGCGGGTGCCCCGACCCCGGTGGTGCCCGCGATGGCCTTCTACGGCGGCCTCGGCGACCTGCTGGTGACCACGGCGATGGGGGACTGGACCTCGGCCGACGAGGTGCACGTCGCGTACGGCCTGAGCAGCTGGCACCCGACGGCCGGGACGCTGGTCGCGGGCGAGGTCTCCGCGCGGCGCCGCAACGGCCGCCGCGTCCGGTTCACCGGCGGCAAGCTGGAGTACCACGACGACGCGCTGCCGACCCTGGAGTGGCCGTTCCCCGAGCCGCTGGGCCGCCGCCCGGTGGTCGGCGAGTTCACCATGGCCGACGTGGTCACCGTGCCCAGCCACCTGGCCGTGCCGGAGGTGCGCACGTACATGGCGGCCGACGCGGCGAAGGACCTGGCGGCGTCCTCGGCGCCGGTCGCGGTCGACGACCGCGGCCGGTCCGCGCAGACGTTCGTGGTCGACGTGCTCGTGCGTTCCGGCGGGGCCGAACGACGGGTGGTGGCGAGCGGGCAGGACATCTACGCCGTCACCGCGCCGCTCGCCGTGGAAGCGGTCCGCCGCCTCCTCGCCGGTCAGACCCTGGCGACCGGGGTCGCGTCAGCCGGGAAGATGTTCGACGCCCCGGACTTCCTGCGCTCGTTGTCCGCGCACCTGAAGATCAGTTAG
- a CDS encoding helix-turn-helix domain-containing protein, which yields MRKLALAAADGMLHFELAVAYEIFRDDLYEVAICATGPVRVGRFHLDPDHGLDQLEHADTVLVPALADVDDDPPADLVDAVRAAHEAGARVASLCTGAFVLAAAGLLDGRRATTHWAHTGVLADRYPLVVVDPDVLYVDNGSVLTAAGKAAAVDLCLHLIRRDHGSVVANTVARRLVVPPHRAGGQAQFVPAPVPAQDDHPLAELLPWVSERLDQPLTVEDLARRANLSSRHLGRHFRAVTGTTPLQWLLTQRIRRAQELLETTGDSVDTIAAAVGMGTATTLRRHFNRTVGVPPDAYRRTFRS from the coding sequence ATGCGCAAGCTCGCCCTGGCCGCGGCCGACGGAATGCTGCACTTCGAGCTGGCCGTGGCCTACGAGATCTTCCGCGACGACCTCTACGAAGTCGCCATCTGCGCCACCGGCCCGGTCCGGGTCGGCCGCTTCCACCTGGACCCCGACCACGGCCTCGACCAGCTCGAACACGCCGACACGGTGCTCGTCCCGGCACTGGCCGACGTCGACGACGACCCGCCCGCCGACCTGGTCGACGCGGTTCGCGCGGCCCACGAGGCCGGCGCGCGCGTCGCGTCGCTCTGCACGGGCGCGTTCGTGCTCGCCGCCGCCGGGCTGCTGGACGGACGGCGCGCGACCACGCACTGGGCCCACACCGGCGTGCTGGCCGACCGGTACCCGCTGGTGGTGGTCGATCCGGACGTGCTCTACGTGGACAACGGCAGCGTGCTGACCGCCGCGGGCAAGGCCGCCGCGGTGGACCTCTGCCTGCACCTGATCCGCCGCGACCACGGCTCGGTGGTGGCCAACACCGTCGCCCGGCGCCTGGTCGTGCCCCCGCACCGGGCGGGCGGTCAGGCCCAGTTCGTGCCCGCGCCGGTGCCCGCCCAGGACGACCACCCGCTCGCCGAACTGCTCCCCTGGGTGAGCGAACGGCTGGACCAGCCGCTGACCGTCGAGGACCTGGCCCGCCGGGCGAACCTGAGCTCACGCCACCTCGGCCGCCACTTCCGCGCGGTCACCGGCACCACCCCGCTGCAGTGGCTGCTCACCCAGCGGATCCGCCGGGCGCAGGAACTGCTGGAGACCACCGGTGACAGCGTCGACACCATCGCGGCGGCCGTCGGCATGGGCACCGCCACGACGCTGCGGCGGCACTTCAACCGCACCGTCGGCGTGCCACCGGACGCCTACCGCCGCACTTTCCGCAGCTGA
- a CDS encoding peptidoglycan-binding domain-containing protein, translating into MRKMAFAAMFTALSGAALTGTMAAGQAAAAPSVNMEAVVKAAMWDPYKPDQSITPGSGDSVKVVEQALAAKNLLDGKQVDGHFGTSTVTAYAKYQKSLGHSGLAASGLPGTGSLTELGKGRYTVTAAISVGSKTTMDGQTVNKRTADMIKAAEQRAGVDFTVTQGSYNAGGVGASGGTHDGGGAVDISVKNISNPTAAVKALREVGFAAWHRTPSQGDWVAHIHGIAISDTDMSPQAQAQAGDYFKGLNGLANHNSDDGPQVKKVTWEEFKRG; encoded by the coding sequence ATGCGCAAGATGGCGTTCGCCGCGATGTTCACCGCCCTTTCCGGCGCCGCGCTGACCGGCACGATGGCTGCCGGGCAGGCCGCGGCCGCACCTTCGGTGAACATGGAAGCGGTGGTCAAGGCGGCCATGTGGGACCCGTACAAGCCCGACCAGTCGATCACCCCCGGGTCCGGGGACAGCGTCAAGGTGGTCGAGCAGGCGCTGGCGGCGAAGAACCTCCTCGACGGCAAGCAGGTCGACGGGCACTTCGGCACCTCGACGGTGACCGCGTACGCGAAGTACCAGAAGTCGCTGGGCCACAGCGGGCTGGCGGCCAGCGGCCTGCCGGGCACGGGTTCGCTGACCGAACTGGGCAAGGGCCGGTACACGGTGACCGCGGCGATCAGCGTGGGCTCGAAGACCACCATGGACGGCCAGACGGTCAACAAGCGCACCGCCGACATGATCAAGGCCGCGGAGCAGCGGGCCGGGGTCGACTTCACCGTCACGCAGGGCTCGTACAACGCCGGTGGCGTGGGCGCCTCGGGTGGTACGCACGACGGCGGCGGGGCCGTGGACATCTCGGTCAAGAACATCTCGAACCCCACTGCCGCGGTGAAGGCGCTGCGTGAGGTCGGGTTCGCCGCCTGGCACCGCACCCCGAGCCAGGGCGACTGGGTGGCGCACATCCACGGCATCGCGATCAGCGACACCGACATGTCGCCGCAGGCCCAGGCGCAGGCTGGGGACTACTTCAAGGGCCTGAACGGACTGGCGAACCACAACTCCGACGACGGTCCCCAGGTGAAGAAGGTGACCTGGGAGGAGTTCAAGCGCGGGTGA
- a CDS encoding NBR1-Ig-like domain-containing protein translates to MPRLEAEERAPALEEFMAGLRELRARAGEPSFRRMASKSGAVSHATLHLTVTGKRLQPWETVREFVRACDGDEDEWHGRWSATQLALAEDAPAPATAWWRSKRVLVPVAAALAVAVAIVVVTFLPREQPAETAEPAGPPYPGDSSRFVADVTIPDDTVVKPGTQFVKVWEIQNTGTVEWRGRYLKRTDPVDAGDCRTPERIPVNDTAPQQHVQVTVTVSAPPTAPVDCRVYWKMVDEADRELLPARQPIFFSVLVRP, encoded by the coding sequence GTGCCGAGACTGGAAGCGGAAGAGCGGGCGCCGGCGCTCGAGGAGTTCATGGCCGGGCTGCGGGAGCTGCGAGCGCGGGCCGGGGAGCCCTCGTTCCGCCGGATGGCGTCGAAGTCCGGCGCGGTGTCCCATGCCACCCTCCACCTCACCGTCACCGGCAAGCGGCTGCAGCCGTGGGAGACCGTCCGCGAGTTCGTGCGCGCCTGCGACGGTGATGAGGACGAGTGGCACGGCCGCTGGTCGGCCACCCAGCTCGCGCTCGCCGAGGACGCGCCGGCGCCCGCCACCGCGTGGTGGCGCTCGAAGCGCGTGCTCGTCCCCGTCGCCGCGGCGCTGGCCGTGGCCGTCGCGATTGTGGTCGTCACGTTCCTCCCCCGCGAGCAGCCAGCCGAGACCGCGGAACCGGCCGGCCCGCCCTACCCGGGTGACTCGAGCAGGTTCGTCGCCGACGTGACCATCCCCGACGACACCGTGGTCAAGCCGGGCACGCAGTTCGTGAAGGTGTGGGAGATCCAGAACACCGGCACGGTCGAGTGGCGCGGCCGGTACCTCAAGCGCACCGATCCGGTGGACGCCGGCGACTGCCGCACCCCGGAACGCATCCCGGTCAACGACACCGCGCCGCAGCAGCACGTGCAGGTCACCGTCACGGTGAGCGCCCCGCCGACCGCGCCGGTCGACTGCCGCGTCTACTGGAAGATGGTCGACGAGGCGGATCGGGAACTGCTGCCCGCACGGCAGCCCATCTTCTTCTCGGTGCTAGTCCGCCCGTGA
- a CDS encoding chemotaxis protein CheB — MARFTRDRIVVGASAGGVEALRTMVSGLPEDLRAAVLVVMHLPAGGTSALPLILDRAGPLPARAAVDGADVEPGHIYVAGPNQHLLLTGEKLTLSTGPTENGHRPAVNALFRSAALSAGPRAIGVVLSGVLDDGALGLRAIVERGGVGVTQSAEDALYPGMPEAARQQAEVSHVVPASRLGALLADLSKEELDAVALPEPSPALRLEDRIARNGVSGVAPHASAYTCPDCQGSLTEVQPGAGNFRCRIGHAWSAEALLSAQGQEFQRALGMALRSLDEKAGLARRMAVDAEVRGHSLLLGRYGRAVEESAAAAGVLRKFLTSLSPPETGEPEPT, encoded by the coding sequence GTGGCCCGGTTCACCCGGGATCGGATCGTCGTCGGCGCTTCCGCCGGTGGCGTCGAAGCCCTGCGCACGATGGTCTCGGGCCTGCCGGAAGACCTGCGTGCGGCCGTGCTCGTGGTGATGCACCTGCCCGCGGGCGGGACGAGCGCGCTGCCGCTGATCCTGGACCGCGCCGGGCCGTTGCCCGCGCGGGCCGCCGTCGACGGGGCCGACGTGGAACCCGGCCACATCTACGTGGCCGGTCCGAACCAGCACCTGCTGCTCACCGGGGAAAAGCTCACCCTGTCCACCGGTCCGACCGAGAACGGCCACCGGCCCGCGGTAAACGCCCTGTTCCGCTCGGCGGCGCTGAGCGCCGGGCCGCGCGCCATCGGGGTGGTGCTGTCCGGCGTGCTCGACGACGGCGCGCTGGGCCTGCGGGCGATCGTCGAGCGGGGCGGGGTCGGCGTGACCCAGTCGGCCGAGGACGCGCTCTACCCCGGCATGCCCGAGGCCGCCCGGCAGCAGGCCGAGGTCAGCCACGTGGTGCCGGCCAGCCGGCTCGGTGCTCTGCTGGCCGACCTGTCCAAGGAGGAACTGGACGCCGTGGCACTGCCGGAGCCGTCACCGGCGTTGCGCCTGGAAGATCGCATCGCCCGCAACGGCGTCAGCGGCGTGGCACCCCACGCCTCCGCCTACACCTGCCCGGACTGCCAGGGCTCGCTCACCGAGGTCCAGCCCGGGGCGGGCAACTTCCGGTGCCGGATCGGCCACGCCTGGTCGGCCGAAGCACTCCTGTCCGCGCAGGGTCAGGAGTTCCAGCGCGCGCTGGGGATGGCGCTGCGCTCACTCGACGAGAAGGCCGGCCTGGCCAGGAGGATGGCGGTGGACGCCGAAGTCCGCGGCCACTCCCTGCTCCTCGGGCGGTACGGGCGGGCGGTGGAGGAGTCCGCGGCCGCGGCCGGGGTGCTGCGCAAGTTCCTCACCTCCCTCAGTCCCCCCGAGACCGGAGAACCGGAGCCGACATGA
- a CDS encoding ATP-binding protein produces MTGRTTSVHIGLQEEPDATVVTLTGALDVRSYPEVRDTLLKCAAEQPHVLVVVIDDLVPVAGSLLSIFAQVWMRVTDWPGIPFVLVSAGLPEGAIARFMPVYPTVAAALRGAELPPDRRRARLALPRAEGTARQSRDFTRDVCQDWQLAPEVVADARSVANELVENVLAHTESGAVLRLELRPKVLSVAVADDSPVPARLREGQSGYYGGLGLLLVAQLTKVWGCTPSMAGGKVVWGVLARGTPRGSG; encoded by the coding sequence ATGACCGGACGGACGACGAGCGTCCACATCGGACTCCAGGAGGAGCCGGACGCCACGGTGGTCACCCTCACCGGTGCGCTCGACGTCCGCAGCTACCCCGAAGTCCGCGACACCCTGCTCAAGTGCGCCGCGGAGCAGCCGCACGTGCTGGTGGTGGTGATCGACGACCTGGTCCCGGTGGCGGGCAGCCTGCTGAGCATCTTCGCCCAGGTGTGGATGCGGGTGACGGACTGGCCGGGCATCCCGTTCGTGCTGGTGTCGGCCGGCCTGCCCGAGGGCGCGATCGCCCGGTTCATGCCGGTCTACCCGACGGTGGCCGCCGCGTTGCGCGGCGCCGAACTGCCGCCGGACCGACGGCGGGCCAGGCTCGCGCTGCCCAGGGCGGAAGGCACCGCCCGGCAGAGCCGGGACTTCACCCGCGACGTGTGCCAGGACTGGCAGCTCGCGCCCGAGGTCGTCGCGGACGCGCGGAGCGTGGCCAACGAACTGGTGGAGAACGTGCTGGCGCACACCGAGTCCGGCGCCGTGCTGCGGCTGGAACTGCGCCCGAAGGTGCTCAGCGTCGCGGTCGCCGACGACTCGCCCGTACCGGCGAGGCTCCGGGAGGGGCAGTCGGGGTACTACGGCGGACTGGGCCTGCTCCTGGTCGCCCAGCTGACCAAGGTGTGGGGCTGCACGCCGTCCATGGCGGGCGGCAAGGTGGTCTGGGGCGTGCTGGCGCGCGGCACCCCGCGTGGCTCCGGGTAG
- a CDS encoding CheR family methyltransferase, with the protein MLGYLKESRGFDFTGYKRSSLLRRVQRRMQQVSISDYNEYIDLLQVNADEFVSLFNTILINVTGFFRDAEAWEYLEHEVVPGMLAERGPDEFIRVWSAGCASGEETYSLAMLLADQMGVEDFRRRVKIYATDVDEEALAQARHASYSATEVSGIPEDRLARFFDKTETRYQFRKDLRRSIIFGRNDLVQDAPISRIDLLTCRNTLMYFNAETQARVLERFHFALAPRGLLFLGKAEMLLSHSRILEPVNLKRRVFTKAPNSTSRLGQFTVSGHAVVPPTERDQLEELRQLAFGTSPVAQLVLNEHDTTVLINQQARSAFGLSHGDIGKPLRDLEIAYRPVPLRIHIDQAKLEQRSLRIQDVEWHRGSGPCWYEVHINPLVSEESTLIGISVVFHDVSAARQLMAELQDTNRRLGAAYEELQSTNEELETTNEELQSTVEELETTNEELQSTNEELETMNEELQSANDELQTINDVLRDRGGELDEVNAFLESILTSMPHGVVVVDREMRVQAWNRGAEELWGLRREEAEREHLLNLDSGLPLPEIRPVVRKALADAEFQAELHLSAINRRGRNIVVRVLCGALRGADGTSNGALIVMEQQEPPR; encoded by the coding sequence ATGCTCGGCTACCTCAAGGAATCGCGGGGGTTCGACTTCACCGGCTACAAGCGCTCGAGCCTGCTGCGGCGGGTGCAACGGCGGATGCAACAGGTCTCCATCAGCGACTACAACGAATACATCGACCTGCTCCAGGTGAACGCCGACGAGTTCGTCTCGCTGTTCAACACCATCCTGATCAACGTGACCGGGTTCTTCCGCGACGCCGAGGCGTGGGAGTACCTGGAGCACGAGGTGGTGCCCGGGATGCTGGCCGAACGCGGGCCGGACGAGTTCATCCGGGTGTGGAGCGCCGGCTGCGCCTCCGGTGAGGAGACCTACAGCCTGGCCATGCTGCTGGCCGACCAGATGGGCGTCGAGGACTTCCGCCGCCGGGTCAAGATCTACGCCACCGACGTCGACGAGGAGGCGCTGGCACAGGCCCGGCACGCCTCCTACTCGGCGACCGAGGTGTCCGGCATCCCCGAGGACCGCCTGGCCCGGTTCTTCGACAAGACCGAGACCCGGTACCAGTTCCGCAAGGACCTGCGGCGCTCGATCATCTTCGGGCGCAACGACCTGGTGCAGGACGCACCCATTTCCCGCATCGACCTGCTCACCTGCCGCAACACGCTGATGTACTTCAACGCCGAGACCCAGGCCAGGGTGCTCGAGCGGTTCCACTTCGCGCTGGCGCCCCGCGGACTGCTGTTCCTCGGCAAGGCCGAAATGCTGCTCAGCCACTCGCGCATCCTCGAACCGGTGAACCTCAAACGGCGGGTCTTCACCAAGGCCCCCAACAGCACCAGCAGGCTCGGGCAGTTCACCGTGAGCGGCCACGCCGTCGTCCCGCCCACCGAACGGGACCAGCTGGAGGAACTGCGCCAGCTCGCGTTCGGCACCAGCCCGGTGGCCCAGCTGGTGCTCAACGAGCACGACACCACGGTGCTGATCAACCAGCAGGCCCGGTCCGCCTTCGGGCTGTCCCATGGCGACATCGGCAAACCGCTGCGCGACCTGGAGATCGCCTACCGGCCGGTGCCCCTGCGCATACACATCGACCAGGCGAAGCTCGAGCAGCGTTCGCTGCGCATCCAGGACGTCGAATGGCACCGCGGCAGCGGGCCGTGCTGGTACGAGGTCCACATCAACCCGCTGGTCAGCGAGGAGAGCACGCTGATCGGCATCTCGGTGGTCTTCCACGACGTCAGCGCCGCGCGGCAGCTGATGGCCGAGCTGCAGGACACCAACCGGCGACTCGGGGCGGCGTACGAGGAACTGCAGTCCACCAACGAAGAACTCGAGACGACCAACGAGGAACTCCAGTCCACTGTGGAGGAACTGGAGACCACGAACGAGGAGCTCCAGTCCACCAACGAGGAACTGGAGACGATGAACGAGGAGCTGCAGTCCGCCAACGACGAACTGCAGACCATCAACGACGTGCTCCGCGACCGCGGCGGGGAACTGGACGAGGTGAACGCGTTCCTCGAGTCGATCCTCACCTCGATGCCGCACGGCGTGGTCGTCGTCGACCGCGAAATGCGCGTGCAGGCCTGGAACCGGGGCGCCGAAGAACTCTGGGGCCTGCGTCGCGAGGAAGCCGAACGCGAGCACCTGCTGAACCTCGACAGCGGCCTGCCGCTGCCGGAGATCCGCCCGGTGGTGCGCAAGGCCCTCGCCGACGCCGAATTCCAAGCCGAACTGCACCTGTCCGCGATCAACCGGCGCGGCCGCAACATCGTGGTGCGCGTGCTCTGCGGCGCCCTGCGTGGCGCGGACGGGACCAGCAACGGCGCCCTGATCGTGATGGAGCAACAGGAGCCGCCGCGCTAG
- a CDS encoding esterase/lipase family protein, translating into MSARKAAVLGALAMAGALLGAVPATAAEPAGREPILFVHGLFGAPNNFDTMSLRFRLNGYAKSELVSFGYDSTGSLTAAASQFAAKVQEVRAATGAAKVDVVTHSLGGLPSRWFVKVLDGAASVDDWISLGGPNQGGDPGTCPAPGSTACEQATKGSAFITQLNSGDPTPGSLSYTTFSSPCDTVVENEWTTLDGADHVDVGCVSHFNLVSDRDVFDEVLAATTG; encoded by the coding sequence ATGTCTGCTCGAAAGGCGGCGGTGCTGGGCGCGCTCGCGATGGCGGGGGCGTTGCTCGGGGCGGTACCGGCCACGGCGGCCGAGCCCGCCGGCCGTGAACCCATCTTGTTCGTGCACGGTCTCTTCGGCGCGCCGAACAACTTCGACACCATGTCGCTGCGGTTCCGGCTGAACGGGTACGCCAAGAGCGAGCTGGTCTCCTTCGGCTACGACTCGACCGGCTCGCTCACCGCCGCCGCGAGCCAGTTCGCGGCGAAGGTCCAGGAAGTGCGTGCGGCCACGGGCGCGGCGAAGGTCGACGTCGTCACCCATTCACTCGGCGGCCTGCCCTCGCGCTGGTTCGTGAAGGTGCTCGACGGCGCCGCGAGCGTGGACGACTGGATCTCCCTCGGCGGCCCGAACCAGGGCGGTGACCCGGGGACCTGCCCCGCTCCCGGTTCGACGGCGTGCGAGCAGGCGACCAAGGGCTCGGCCTTCATCACCCAGCTCAACAGCGGCGACCCGACGCCCGGATCCCTGTCCTACACGACGTTCTCCTCGCCGTGCGACACCGTGGTCGAGAACGAATGGACCACATTGGACGGTGCGGACCACGTGGACGTCGGCTGCGTCAGCCACTTCAACCTGGTCTCGGACCGCGACGTCTTCGACGAAGTGCTCGCCGCGACCACCGGCTAG
- a CDS encoding TIGR03086 family metal-binding protein has protein sequence MAMAVAGARMAELVDGIGDGQLGLPTPCDEYRVADLLAHMDQVTRGFAALGRGEVDQKVTDGLEDGWRDRLGRQLTELGEVWGDARAREGVTEVSGLELPDRTWGGIALTEVVVHGWDLAQATGQPFELPAETLRACFEHVAEFVPKAPVPELWGPPVAVPGDAALLDRIVAITGRVP, from the coding sequence ATGGCAATGGCAGTGGCTGGTGCGCGGATGGCCGAGCTGGTCGACGGGATCGGGGACGGGCAACTGGGGCTGCCGACCCCCTGCGACGAATACCGCGTCGCCGATCTGCTGGCGCACATGGATCAGGTGACGCGCGGGTTCGCGGCGCTGGGGCGGGGTGAGGTGGACCAGAAGGTGACCGACGGCTTGGAGGACGGCTGGCGGGATCGGCTCGGACGGCAGCTCACCGAGCTCGGCGAGGTCTGGGGTGACGCTCGCGCGCGGGAAGGGGTGACCGAGGTGTCCGGGCTGGAGTTGCCCGATCGGACGTGGGGCGGGATCGCGCTGACCGAGGTCGTCGTGCACGGGTGGGATCTGGCGCAGGCCACCGGGCAGCCGTTCGAGTTGCCCGCGGAGACCTTGCGCGCCTGCTTCGAGCACGTGGCCGAGTTCGTGCCGAAGGCGCCGGTGCCGGAGCTGTGGGGGCCACCGGTCGCGGTGCCCGGCGATGCCGCCCTGCTCGACCGGATCGTGGCGATCACCGGCCGCGTGCCGTGA
- a CDS encoding pyridoxamine 5'-phosphate oxidase family protein, producing the protein MTPAPRAFEERLRDTRAKLETEVDAWVATSGSPGGVHLIPLSYLWDGTAFLIATPRATVTSRNLLADPRTRLSLGPTRDVVLIDGTATPVDITTETGDAFAARTGFDPRELAEPYQYFRIEPRRIQAWREANEVPGRTLMRDGHWLG; encoded by the coding sequence GTGACCCCGGCGCCGCGTGCTTTCGAGGAACGGCTGCGGGACACCCGCGCGAAGCTGGAAACCGAGGTCGACGCCTGGGTGGCGACCTCGGGCTCCCCGGGCGGGGTCCACCTCATCCCGCTTTCCTACCTGTGGGACGGGACGGCGTTCCTCATCGCCACGCCGCGGGCGACGGTCACCAGCCGCAACCTGCTCGCGGACCCCCGGACCCGCCTCAGCCTCGGCCCCACGCGCGATGTCGTCCTCATCGACGGCACCGCGACCCCCGTGGACATCACCACGGAGACCGGCGACGCCTTCGCCGCGCGCACCGGTTTCGACCCACGCGAGCTCGCCGAGCCGTACCAGTACTTCCGGATCGAGCCGCGGCGGATCCAGGCGTGGCGCGAGGCGAACGAAGTCCCCGGCCGCACCCTCATGCGGGACGGCCACTGGCTCGGCTGA
- a CDS encoding VOC family protein, whose protein sequence is MDITIHTTALPHDDPDASLAFYRDALGFEVRSDVGQGKMRWITVGPAGQPGTSILLAPPAADPGVTEEERATITRMMAKGTYGWLLLATPDLDGTFEKVQAGGAEVVQEPVEQPYGVRDCAFRDPAGNLIRFQEVS, encoded by the coding sequence ATGGACATCACCATCCACACGACCGCGCTCCCGCACGACGACCCGGACGCGTCGCTGGCCTTCTACCGCGACGCGCTCGGGTTCGAGGTCCGCAGCGACGTGGGCCAGGGGAAGATGCGCTGGATCACCGTGGGGCCCGCCGGGCAGCCCGGCACGTCCATCCTCCTGGCGCCGCCCGCCGCCGATCCCGGGGTCACCGAGGAGGAGCGGGCCACCATCACCCGGATGATGGCCAAGGGCACCTACGGCTGGCTCCTGCTGGCCACCCCCGACCTCGACGGCACCTTCGAGAAGGTGCAGGCGGGCGGCGCGGAGGTGGTCCAGGAGCCGGTCGAGCAGCCGTACGGGGTGCGCGACTGCGCCTTCCGGGACCCGGCGGGGAACCTGATCAGGTTCCAGGAAGTCAGCTGA